In one window of Sandaracinaceae bacterium DNA:
- a CDS encoding DoxX family protein, with amino-acid sequence MSKLPTIARLFLGLAFLVFGLNGFLQFLPMPPVTGAPAAFLGALAATGYMFPLIKGTEVIAGALLLGNRFVPLALALLAPVIVNIVAYHGLLAREGVGLPLLLLALEIFLAYAYRSAFAPMLAARAEPALAAPAAGVSVAPAE; translated from the coding sequence ATGTCCAAGCTCCCCACCATCGCCCGCCTGTTCCTCGGTCTCGCGTTCCTCGTGTTCGGCCTGAACGGCTTCCTCCAGTTCCTCCCCATGCCGCCGGTCACGGGCGCCCCTGCAGCCTTCCTCGGGGCCCTCGCGGCCACGGGCTACATGTTCCCGCTCATCAAGGGCACCGAGGTGATCGCTGGCGCGCTCCTGCTCGGCAACCGCTTCGTCCCGCTGGCGCTCGCCCTGCTAGCGCCCGTGATCGTCAACATCGTGGCCTACCACGGGCTGCTGGCGCGTGAGGGCGTCGGACTGCCGCTGCTGCTCCTCGCGCTCGAGATCTTCCTGGCCTACGCGTACCGCAGCGCCTTCGCGCCCATGCTCGCCGCGCGCGCCGAGCCCGCGCTCGCCGCCCCCGCTGCTGGCGTCAGCGTCGCCCCGGCCGAGTGA
- a CDS encoding LysR family transcriptional regulator has translation MDLNLNHVAVFVQVVEAGSFTAAGEALGLPKSSVSRTVSKLEEELGVRLLARTTRSLHLTEAGRVYYDRVRNALASLDEAAAAAVDDVLEPRGVVRVTGSAGIGSGELAVHIAEFVRQYPQIHVELSITGRTVDLMEEGFDLAVRGGTPEDSDLVARTVGASDFGMFASRAYLDEFGAPTTLAELSQRACVLYKGRAGRSTWTLSDAEGNQTTVPVRGPINVDEMLFVRQAVEAGAGIGMLPLVVLASCQRAGHLDALVRVLPEYATRGGVLYLVTPPLDMVPQRVKLLRDFLYERLAATYGRNTACATRP, from the coding sequence ATGGACCTCAACCTCAACCACGTCGCGGTGTTCGTCCAGGTCGTCGAGGCGGGCAGCTTCACGGCCGCAGGCGAAGCGCTGGGCCTGCCCAAGTCGTCGGTCAGTCGGACGGTGTCGAAGCTGGAGGAGGAGCTCGGCGTCCGCCTGCTGGCCCGCACCACGCGCAGCCTGCACCTGACGGAGGCGGGGCGGGTCTACTACGACCGCGTGCGCAACGCGCTGGCCAGCCTCGACGAGGCCGCCGCCGCAGCGGTCGACGACGTGCTCGAGCCGCGCGGCGTCGTGCGCGTGACGGGCTCGGCGGGCATCGGCAGCGGCGAGCTGGCCGTGCACATCGCCGAGTTCGTGCGGCAGTACCCGCAGATCCACGTGGAGCTCTCCATCACGGGGCGCACCGTGGACTTGATGGAAGAGGGCTTCGACCTGGCGGTGCGCGGGGGCACGCCAGAGGACTCGGACCTGGTGGCGCGCACCGTGGGGGCCTCGGACTTCGGGATGTTCGCCTCCCGCGCGTATCTCGACGAGTTCGGCGCCCCCACCACGCTGGCCGAGCTGAGCCAGCGCGCGTGCGTGCTGTACAAGGGGCGCGCGGGTCGCAGCACCTGGACCCTGAGCGACGCGGAGGGGAACCAGACGACGGTGCCCGTCCGCGGGCCGATCAACGTGGACGAGATGCTCTTCGTACGGCAGGCCGTGGAGGCGGGCGCGGGCATCGGCATGTTGCCGCTTGTGGTGCTCGCTTCCTGCCAACGGGCGGGACACCTGGACGCCTTGGTGCGCGTGCTGCCCGAGTACGCCACGCGCGGCGGCGTGCTGTACCTGGTCACCCCCCCGCTCGACATGGTGCCGCAGCGCGTGAAGCTGCTGCGCGACTTCCTATACGAGCGGCTGGCGGCGACGTACGGTCGCAACACGGCGTGCGCGACGCGCCCTTGA
- a CDS encoding zinc-dependent peptidase, with product MLPFFRRLLRGPDPVPIEDAAWAALLEGVVWFDDLHADELLRLREYTGHFLRTKRFVGAAGLVVTDDMRLVIAALASWTVLHIGHEALRGWTSVIVYPQGFRALRSDEDELTGVVTEYHEELIGEAWERGPLILSWADIEEDLDKPDDGVCVVVHEIAHKLDELSGGVDGMPRLPKGVSRDEWGRTFTQAYERLCALVDAGQEDDSLVDPYAAHSPEEFFAVCSEHVLCRPDLLEEQFPEVERLLRRFYGHARPASLNRPPA from the coding sequence ATGCTGCCCTTCTTCCGACGGCTCCTGCGCGGCCCCGACCCGGTACCCATCGAGGACGCCGCATGGGCCGCGCTGCTGGAGGGCGTGGTCTGGTTCGACGACCTCCACGCCGACGAGCTGCTGCGCCTGCGCGAGTACACGGGGCACTTCCTGCGCACCAAGCGCTTCGTGGGCGCGGCTGGCCTCGTGGTCACCGACGACATGCGCCTCGTGATCGCCGCGCTCGCGTCCTGGACCGTGCTGCACATCGGGCACGAGGCGCTGCGCGGGTGGACCAGCGTCATCGTCTATCCGCAGGGGTTCCGCGCCCTGCGCAGCGACGAGGACGAGCTCACGGGTGTGGTCACGGAGTACCACGAGGAGCTGATCGGCGAGGCCTGGGAGCGCGGGCCGCTGATCCTGTCCTGGGCCGACATCGAGGAGGACCTCGACAAGCCCGACGACGGAGTGTGCGTCGTGGTGCACGAGATCGCGCACAAGCTCGACGAGCTGAGCGGCGGGGTGGACGGCATGCCGCGCCTGCCCAAGGGCGTCAGCCGCGACGAGTGGGGTCGCACCTTCACGCAGGCCTACGAGCGCCTGTGCGCGCTGGTCGACGCTGGCCAGGAGGACGACAGCTTGGTGGACCCGTACGCCGCGCACTCCCCCGAGGAGTTCTTCGCCGTGTGCTCCGAGCACGTGTTGTGTCGCCCCGACCTGCTCGAAGAGCAGTTCCCCGAGGTGGAGCGCCTGCTGCGGCGCTTCTACGGGCACGCGCGCCCCGCGTCGCTGAACCGCCCGCCCGCGTAG
- a CDS encoding nitroreductase family deazaflavin-dependent oxidoreductase: MSDSHLPARRRFFIPWVPKPDTMKRIGRLHIKLYERTHGLIGGRADGLDIFLLTTTGRKTGIERTVAIPYFRRDGKLLTIASYGGNKVHPAWYVNLRANPRVIYQIGGQLFTGTARTTTGEERQRLWDSVAHEHPRFNRYLAWCGDREIPVVVID; encoded by the coding sequence ATGTCCGACTCCCACCTGCCCGCGCGCCGCCGCTTCTTCATCCCCTGGGTGCCCAAGCCCGACACCATGAAGCGCATCGGGCGGCTCCACATCAAGCTCTACGAGCGCACGCACGGGCTCATCGGCGGGCGCGCCGACGGGCTCGACATCTTCCTGCTCACCACCACGGGCCGGAAGACCGGCATCGAGCGCACGGTGGCCATCCCCTACTTCCGCCGCGACGGGAAGCTCCTCACCATCGCCTCTTACGGCGGGAACAAGGTGCACCCCGCGTGGTACGTCAACCTGCGCGCCAACCCGCGCGTGATCTACCAGATCGGTGGCCAGCTCTTCACCGGCACCGCGCGCACCACCACCGGGGAGGAGCGTCAGCGCCTGTGGGACTCGGTGGCGCACGAGCACCCACGTTTCAACCGCTACCTGGCGTGGTGCGGAGACCGCGAGATCCCGGTCGTCGTCATCGACTGA
- a CDS encoding copper-binding protein translates to MFSFSPSVVLVTLLLALPASACQDPEANGAAVSAEGAGHEEQQTNRYTVNGVVRGIDRDRLSVTIAHEDVPGYMPAMTMPFSLRAASQVDGLDVGDAVRFTFQPEAGGRHVVVEIAKR, encoded by the coding sequence ATGTTCTCGTTCTCCCCCAGCGTCGTGCTCGTGACCCTGCTGCTCGCCCTGCCCGCGAGCGCCTGCCAAGACCCGGAGGCCAATGGCGCGGCCGTCAGCGCAGAGGGCGCGGGCCACGAGGAGCAGCAGACCAACCGCTACACCGTGAACGGCGTGGTACGCGGCATCGATCGCGACCGCCTGAGCGTGACCATCGCGCACGAGGACGTGCCCGGCTACATGCCCGCCATGACCATGCCCTTCAGCCTGCGCGCCGCGAGCCAGGTGGACGGCCTCGACGTGGGCGACGCGGTGCGCTTCACCTTCCAGCCGGAGGCTGGCGGACGGCACGTGGTCGTCGAGATCGCGAAGCGCTGA
- a CDS encoding SufE family protein: MERYRYIIELGKRLPELPEAQRTAENKVLGCQSQVWLVTSESDDPDVMVFEADSDAHIVRGLVAILLVMFSGKTRAEIAALDPRPTFAELGLDQHLSQGRSNGLLSMVGRIKALAAA; the protein is encoded by the coding sequence ATGGAGCGCTACCGCTACATCATCGAGCTGGGCAAGCGCCTGCCGGAGCTACCCGAGGCGCAGCGCACGGCCGAGAACAAGGTGCTGGGGTGTCAGAGCCAGGTGTGGCTCGTGACCTCCGAGAGCGACGACCCGGACGTGATGGTGTTCGAGGCGGACTCCGACGCGCACATCGTGCGCGGCCTGGTGGCCATCTTGCTGGTGATGTTCAGCGGCAAGACGCGCGCCGAGATCGCGGCGCTGGACCCGCGCCCCACGTTCGCCGAGCTGGGCCTCGACCAGCACCTGAGCCAGGGGCGCAGCAACGGGCTGCTGTCCATGGTGGGTCGCATCAAGGCGCTGGCGGCCGCGTGA
- a CDS encoding glutathione S-transferase family protein, whose amino-acid sequence MTHYKLTYFDVHGGRAESIRLAFCLGGIPFEDERWSFAEFGQKRASLRFNAVPVLTIDGAEVTQSNALNRYVGRLAGLYPEDLLQALYCDEVMDAVEDIANQVVRTFGLKGDALREAREALAKGPLTTLIKGLDVLLARGGGEYFADGRLTVADLKVFVQLRSLLKGTLDHIPASFVTELSPALTKHNERIASDPRVVAYYAACAK is encoded by the coding sequence ATGACCCACTACAAGCTCACCTACTTCGACGTCCACGGCGGCCGCGCCGAGTCCATCCGGCTGGCGTTCTGTCTCGGCGGCATCCCCTTCGAGGACGAGCGCTGGTCGTTCGCCGAGTTTGGCCAGAAGCGCGCGTCGCTGCGCTTCAACGCGGTGCCCGTGCTGACCATCGACGGCGCCGAGGTGACGCAGTCGAACGCGCTCAACCGCTACGTCGGCCGCCTGGCCGGGCTCTACCCGGAGGACCTCCTCCAGGCTCTCTACTGCGACGAGGTCATGGACGCGGTCGAGGACATCGCGAACCAGGTGGTGCGCACCTTCGGCCTCAAGGGCGACGCGCTGCGTGAGGCCCGCGAGGCCCTCGCCAAGGGCCCACTGACCACGCTGATCAAGGGCCTCGACGTGCTGCTCGCGCGCGGGGGCGGCGAGTACTTCGCGGATGGCCGCCTGACGGTGGCGGACCTCAAGGTGTTCGTGCAGCTGCGCAGCTTGCTCAAGGGCACGCTCGACCACATCCCCGCCAGCTTCGTGACCGAGCTCTCGCCCGCCCTCACCAAGCACAACGAGCGCATCGCCAGCGACCCGCGCGTGGTCGCGTACTACGCAGCCTGCGCGAAGTGA
- a CDS encoding alpha/beta hydrolase — MPHSLPRLDLPMLGDSEWIPRPDGTRLHARRAGSGPDVLLAHGYMGSERDWAIVQRQLVEAGFRVTNFDQRAHGASSLGRDGLTSVAMAGDYVAVLEHFDLRDAVLVGHSMGGFLSLVFAQTHTDVVRERLRGLLLVGAHGGRVAEGSLQNQLQIPLLQLGIMAQLIKQPQLGRLMSRTIFGDWAPDEYVEQNRLGMLEHDMQRSLPILRAQMDEDWYPNLGRITVPTIVLCGERDKTCKPWHSQRLGRDIPNARNIWLPGVGHMVTCEAPASILTHVRELSHGASAVAAE; from the coding sequence ATGCCCCACAGCCTGCCCCGCCTCGACCTCCCCATGCTCGGTGACTCCGAGTGGATCCCCCGCCCCGATGGCACGCGCCTCCACGCGCGGCGCGCGGGGTCAGGGCCCGACGTGCTCCTGGCGCACGGCTACATGGGCAGCGAGCGCGACTGGGCCATCGTGCAGCGCCAATTGGTCGAGGCCGGCTTCCGGGTGACCAATTTCGATCAGCGCGCGCACGGCGCCTCGTCGCTGGGGCGCGACGGACTGACCTCGGTCGCCATGGCGGGCGACTACGTGGCGGTGCTCGAGCACTTCGACCTGCGCGACGCGGTGCTAGTGGGGCACAGCATGGGCGGTTTCCTCTCGCTCGTCTTCGCGCAGACACACACCGACGTCGTGCGCGAGCGCCTGCGCGGCCTCTTGCTGGTGGGTGCGCACGGCGGCCGCGTGGCCGAGGGCAGCCTGCAGAACCAGCTCCAGATCCCGCTGCTGCAGCTGGGCATCATGGCCCAGCTCATCAAGCAGCCGCAGCTGGGCCGGCTCATGTCGCGCACCATCTTCGGCGACTGGGCCCCGGACGAGTACGTGGAGCAGAACCGCCTCGGCATGCTGGAGCACGACATGCAGCGCTCTCTGCCCATCCTGCGCGCGCAGATGGACGAGGACTGGTATCCCAACCTGGGCCGCATCACCGTACCCACCATCGTGCTGTGCGGGGAGCGCGACAAGACGTGCAAGCCCTGGCACTCGCAGCGCTTGGGGCGCGACATCCCCAACGCGCGCAACATCTGGCTGCCGGGCGTGGGCCACATGGTCACGTGCGAAGCGCCGGCCAGCATCCTCACGCACGTGCGCGAGCTGTCCCACGGGGCCTCTGCCGTCGCGGCCGAGTAG
- a CDS encoding outer membrane protein transport protein, translated as MRSPLTFEPGRARLSLVVLGAALLGVALGVPVTAHATPADLLGFGARNIALGGAVAADVQDGGANYYNPAGLVGSPGLRLSLSYASLSSDLHINDVNSHVERISGLNLGIVAPAAIGSVRLAFGLAVHLPDQRINRTRSSLPSRPFWTLYDSRPHKVYLATNLALQLVPWLNVGVGVTFQSASTMELDIVGDINFLRTSQTRLTHQLQGDLLSSRAFQAGAQVRPLDWLSIGVTWRGALALRDQLTARVEGGLTGLGPAFPVSFELVSRSVGAYIPQQLVVGVAARPIEALRVSLDVSWVDWSKHPSLISTEELLLNVELPPGIMLDIPSMIGGTTPVPMNLRDIVVPRVGVEWDAHRTDAFVLHTRAGYVFERSPFPAQRGRTNFVDSNRHSLALGVGATFVSPGRRFPGDLNVDAYFLYAQVSERAHEKLSLVDPVGDYTAGGRQYGFGLQVELAFH; from the coding sequence GTGCGCTCCCCGCTCACGTTCGAGCCTGGGCGGGCACGCTTGTCTCTCGTCGTCCTCGGCGCCGCCCTGCTGGGGGTCGCCCTCGGCGTCCCCGTCACGGCCCACGCGACGCCCGCCGACCTGCTCGGCTTCGGCGCCCGCAACATCGCGCTCGGGGGCGCCGTGGCCGCGGACGTACAGGACGGCGGGGCCAACTACTACAACCCGGCCGGGCTCGTGGGCAGCCCGGGGCTGCGCCTCTCGCTCTCCTACGCGTCGCTCAGCTCGGACCTGCACATCAACGACGTGAACAGCCACGTCGAGCGCATCAGCGGGCTCAACCTCGGCATCGTCGCGCCGGCCGCCATCGGCAGCGTGCGCCTCGCGTTTGGTCTGGCCGTTCATCTGCCCGACCAGCGCATCAACCGCACGCGCTCCTCGCTCCCCTCGCGCCCCTTCTGGACGCTCTACGACAGCCGCCCGCACAAGGTCTACCTGGCCACCAACCTGGCGCTCCAGCTGGTGCCGTGGCTCAACGTCGGCGTGGGCGTCACGTTCCAGTCCGCGTCCACCATGGAGCTCGACATCGTCGGGGACATCAACTTCCTCCGCACCTCGCAGACGCGGCTCACCCACCAGCTGCAGGGCGACCTGCTCAGCAGCCGCGCCTTCCAAGCCGGCGCCCAGGTGCGCCCCCTCGACTGGCTCTCGATTGGCGTCACCTGGCGCGGGGCGCTCGCGCTGCGCGACCAGCTCACCGCACGCGTGGAGGGCGGCCTCACGGGCCTCGGTCCGGCCTTCCCGGTCAGCTTCGAGCTCGTCTCCCGCAGCGTGGGCGCATACATCCCGCAGCAGCTCGTGGTCGGCGTCGCCGCGCGCCCCATCGAGGCGCTGCGCGTCAGCCTCGACGTCAGCTGGGTGGACTGGTCCAAGCACCCGAGCCTCATCAGCACGGAGGAGCTGCTGCTCAACGTGGAGCTGCCGCCGGGCATCATGCTCGACATCCCGTCCATGATCGGCGGGACCACACCTGTACCCATGAACCTGCGCGACATCGTGGTGCCCCGCGTCGGCGTCGAGTGGGACGCGCACCGCACGGACGCGTTCGTGCTGCACACGCGGGCCGGCTACGTGTTCGAGCGCTCGCCATTCCCGGCACAGCGCGGGCGCACCAACTTCGTCGACAGCAACCGCCACAGCCTCGCCCTGGGCGTCGGCGCCACCTTCGTGAGCCCGGGCCGCCGCTTCCCGGGCGACCTCAACGTGGACGCGTACTTCCTCTACGCGCAGGTCAGCGAGCGCGCGCACGAGAAGCTCTCGTTGGTGGACCCCGTGGGTGACTACACCGCTGGCGGGCGGCAGTACGGCTTCGGCCTCCAGGTGGAGCTCGCGTTCCATTGA
- a CDS encoding alpha/beta hydrolase, producing MLFEPLLDALPADVSARVVRYPTDASLSYEALVTRVLAQLADDEPFVLVAESFSGPIALRVAATRPAGLRAIVLCASFAISPVPVPAALAKVARPRLLRAAPFSLQAPIMLGAGADAPLRGLLRSALEAVSPNVLAFRIGEVLRVDVTDALAACPVPLLYLRATRDRLVSARSRDHVVAHQPRASVVDIDGPHLLLQRRPAECWRAMVAFLDDRLDAQPS from the coding sequence ATGCTCTTCGAGCCATTGCTGGACGCGCTCCCAGCGGACGTCAGCGCAAGGGTCGTGCGCTACCCGACCGACGCGTCGCTGTCCTATGAGGCGCTCGTGACGCGCGTGCTGGCGCAGCTGGCGGACGACGAGCCTTTCGTGCTGGTGGCCGAGTCGTTCTCGGGGCCCATCGCGCTACGCGTGGCGGCGACGCGACCCGCGGGGCTGCGCGCCATCGTGCTGTGCGCGTCGTTCGCGATCAGTCCCGTCCCCGTGCCGGCTGCCCTGGCGAAGGTGGCGCGGCCGAGGCTGCTGCGGGCCGCGCCGTTCTCGCTGCAGGCGCCGATCATGCTCGGGGCCGGCGCTGACGCACCCCTGCGCGGATTGCTGCGAAGCGCACTCGAGGCGGTCTCGCCCAACGTGCTCGCGTTCCGCATCGGGGAGGTGCTGCGCGTAGACGTGACGGACGCGCTCGCGGCCTGCCCGGTGCCGCTCCTGTACCTGCGCGCCACGCGCGACCGCTTGGTCAGCGCACGCAGCCGCGACCACGTCGTCGCGCACCAACCGCGCGCTTCGGTCGTCGACATCGACGGGCCGCACCTGCTGCTGCAGCGCAGGCCAGCGGAATGCTGGCGGGCCATGGTCGCGTTTCTGGACGACAGGCTGGACGCGCAGCCAAGCTGA
- a CDS encoding putative metal-binding motif-containing protein, protein MPTWLLATWALASVTGCSLLYDGDDHQGGVLDGSTGDTGVDAAAQCMADPDQDDDGHDAIACGGDDCDDMNNAVYPGAPEVCGNNRNESCGDATLATALGVTAPVVQHPPRLLFSYQQPRFPSTANFVAPVSMASTLGNVGWFVAATLRHNGTQNEEVMIRATADAPTTFTQISNYIQGPPAFADLVGLAVARDRNTGGDPAMAMMALYRQPDGDDVLGFVGDIDTPGNDIALTNLSPLTTTEDVSFRPGMTMTGGDLPPQWVLGEVGSVTMPDRLGSCREGSASCNFTDSTLGGTSDEQPILAAGSPTGHVFFASGAGPLIIWDPISNGTTTLSVSALIADGVETNGRPSVAEVAVTPGLPAIHHYVVALPYRDAGDAARLALVGIDCGFGQQPAACTAGRSIAVPVGSGSFAGPVAIVGYGQGRFALLVARTLAGTHSLRMLPGSYDHTAVSDPFTVGEERELQSFAASAGALLDVNANYLARVSQPSIVSVVWQAQRGLVELHTTAFSFCQEP, encoded by the coding sequence ATGCCGACGTGGCTGCTCGCCACGTGGGCGCTCGCGAGCGTCACAGGCTGCTCGTTGCTCTACGACGGCGACGACCATCAAGGGGGCGTGCTGGACGGGAGCACGGGCGACACGGGTGTGGACGCCGCCGCGCAGTGCATGGCCGACCCCGACCAGGACGACGACGGGCACGACGCCATCGCGTGCGGCGGGGACGACTGCGACGACATGAACAACGCGGTGTACCCCGGCGCGCCCGAGGTGTGTGGCAACAACCGCAACGAGAGCTGCGGAGACGCGACCCTCGCGACCGCGCTCGGCGTGACCGCGCCCGTGGTGCAGCACCCACCGCGCTTGCTGTTCAGCTACCAGCAGCCTCGCTTCCCGAGCACGGCCAACTTCGTCGCGCCCGTCAGCATGGCGTCGACGCTGGGCAACGTGGGGTGGTTCGTGGCCGCGACGCTGCGCCACAACGGGACGCAGAACGAAGAGGTGATGATCCGCGCGACCGCCGACGCGCCCACCACGTTCACGCAGATCTCGAACTACATCCAGGGGCCGCCCGCGTTCGCCGACCTGGTGGGGCTCGCCGTCGCGCGCGACCGCAACACCGGAGGGGACCCGGCCATGGCCATGATGGCGCTGTACCGGCAGCCCGACGGGGACGACGTGCTGGGGTTCGTGGGGGACATCGACACCCCCGGGAACGACATCGCCCTCACCAACCTGAGCCCGCTGACCACTACCGAGGACGTCTCGTTCCGCCCCGGGATGACGATGACGGGCGGGGATCTCCCACCGCAGTGGGTGCTGGGCGAGGTCGGCTCGGTGACCATGCCAGACCGCCTCGGGTCATGCCGCGAGGGCTCCGCCTCGTGCAACTTCACGGACTCCACGCTGGGCGGCACGTCCGACGAGCAGCCGATCCTCGCGGCGGGGTCTCCCACGGGGCACGTGTTCTTCGCTTCGGGGGCGGGGCCGCTGATCATCTGGGACCCCATCAGCAACGGCACCACGACGCTGTCGGTGTCCGCGCTCATCGCCGACGGTGTCGAGACGAACGGCCGCCCGTCGGTGGCCGAGGTCGCCGTGACACCCGGCCTACCCGCCATCCACCACTACGTCGTGGCCCTGCCCTATCGCGACGCGGGCGATGCCGCGCGCCTGGCCCTGGTGGGCATCGACTGCGGCTTCGGCCAACAGCCCGCGGCGTGCACCGCGGGGCGCTCCATCGCAGTGCCCGTCGGGAGCGGCAGCTTCGCTGGGCCCGTCGCCATCGTCGGCTATGGGCAGGGGCGCTTCGCGCTGCTGGTGGCGCGCACGCTCGCCGGCACACACTCGCTGCGGATGCTGCCAGGGAGCTACGACCACACGGCCGTGAGCGACCCGTTCACGGTGGGCGAGGAGCGGGAGCTGCAGAGCTTCGCGGCCAGCGCGGGCGCGCTGCTGGACGTCAACGCCAACTACCTCGCGCGCGTCAGCCAGCCCTCCATCGTGTCCGTCGTGTGGCAGGCCCAGCGCGGGCTGGTCGAGCTGCACACCACCGCCTTCTCGTTCTGCCAGGAGCCCTGA
- a CDS encoding tetratricopeptide repeat protein produces MPRLAQPHSFASALRGLLLACALVAPSGAGVARAQPSESSDQIAHAHFTAGTGYFNSGDYESALREFERAYALTQYPQLLFNLFACHERLGHLEPAIARLEQYLAAAPDAENRVRLEERLANLRRRYDAQQSGTPTTEPEREPPPTLLEGRPAPTPEPAPAEPAAPVSDPDEDQTDAPTSSGHAPAIAMFGVAGAGAVTWAVAGLMARSEDRALARTCGRDGPRTCSDAQVQGLRRRAITADVGLSVAVVGGVVGLVLLLVQGGDDDPSEPAVAVDADVGPGLASVRVSGRF; encoded by the coding sequence GTGCCGCGACTCGCTCAGCCCCATTCGTTCGCGTCCGCGCTGCGCGGGCTCCTGCTCGCCTGCGCGCTAGTCGCTCCGAGCGGCGCAGGCGTCGCCCGCGCGCAGCCGTCCGAGTCGAGCGACCAGATCGCCCACGCCCACTTCACGGCGGGCACCGGGTACTTCAACAGCGGCGACTACGAGTCGGCCCTGCGTGAGTTCGAGCGGGCCTACGCGCTCACGCAATATCCGCAGCTGCTGTTCAACCTGTTCGCCTGTCACGAGCGCCTCGGGCACCTGGAGCCGGCCATCGCGCGCCTCGAGCAGTACCTGGCCGCCGCGCCCGACGCCGAGAACCGCGTACGCCTGGAGGAGCGGCTGGCCAACCTGCGGCGCCGCTACGACGCGCAGCAGAGCGGCACCCCCACGACCGAGCCGGAGCGCGAGCCCCCGCCGACGCTGCTCGAGGGTCGGCCGGCGCCTACCCCGGAGCCTGCTCCCGCCGAGCCCGCGGCGCCGGTGAGCGACCCGGACGAGGACCAGACGGACGCTCCGACGTCGTCGGGGCACGCGCCCGCGATCGCCATGTTCGGCGTGGCCGGGGCCGGCGCCGTGACCTGGGCCGTGGCCGGACTGATGGCCCGCAGCGAAGACCGCGCGCTGGCCCGCACGTGCGGACGTGACGGACCGCGCACGTGCTCCGACGCGCAAGTCCAGGGGCTGCGCCGACGCGCCATCACCGCCGACGTGGGGCTCTCCGTGGCCGTCGTCGGCGGCGTGGTCGGGCTGGTGCTGCTGCTCGTGCAGGGTGGCGACGACGACCCGTCCGAGCCGGCGGTGGCGGTGGACGCCGACGTCGGTCCGGGGCTCGCCAGCGTGCGGGTCAGCGGCCGCTTCTGA